The bacterium sequence ATTTGGGATATATCTGAAGAAGTGAGTAGGATGCTTATAGGTTTAATCAAATCAATTAAGAGTAAAATAGTATGAAGTATTTTCCCCTCTTCCTACTTCCTACTTGCTTGGTATGCTGAATAGTTACAACAGTTGTAATATTCTGTCCACCAACTACTGCTTATTTCCTTTTATCATCAGTGAGCCGGCAATCTCCTTGATTATGGGCATCTTTTCGCATAACTTACCCACAATATTCACAAGCGAAATCAATGGTGTCGGCGTAACTGGATGTAAAAAGTCAAACGGTCTTGCCACGACATCATTAAATCCTTTATTTATCAAGATTCGTGATATTTGCCATCTGAAGAATGCTTGTTCATCAGGCGATTCACCCACTATTTTTTTGATGAATTTTATATTCTTGACAACGAGATTTTGTGGATTAAGCATATTTGGTTCAGTAAAGGCGATTTTACCACCTGGTTTTAAGACCCGTTTCATCTCTGCTAATGCCTTGTCTAAATTAAGATGGTGTAAAACGGCATTCCCAACGACCGCCTCAAAAATACCTTCTTTAAATGGTAAATTCTCAGCATCGGCAATGATAAAATTGACATCTGGTAATTTTTGTTTTGCCTGCTGGATTAATGGTAATGAAATATCAATGGCAATTATCTTTTTTGAAGATGGTGATAATCTTGATGTATATTCACCAGTGCCACAGCCTAATTCAAGGGTTTTTTCAGCCGTATTAATTTCTGCTAATGATGTTAAGAGATAACTTCTGCGTTCTACCCTTAACTTGCCAGCTTTAGTTGCCTGCCCCCAGATAAATTCTGCTTTATCTGAGATTCGTTTGCCATGTTCTATCTCATCTTTTAAATTATGCAAGTCCTTCTCCTGAAAATACTTTTTTGCCACAGAGACACAGAGGCACAGAGAATATACCTTTTGATACCATCTTTTAACAAGAGAAATTTGTTATATACTTCTATCGCACAGCCAATGATTTTCTCTGTTATCTCATTGAAATCTTTTATCTTAAACATCTCTGTGTCTCTGTGCCTCTGTGGCTGAATAGTTACTATTATTCTCTCCCTTTGGTCCAGGTAACCCTTAATTTACCCGTGATGAGTCGATAAACACCGATAAGCGATGCCAGCTGAATTAGACAAAAATAAAATGGTGTTCCCAATGCCTTTAATTTGAAGAATCCACCTATCAATGCCAGAAGATAAAAAAGTGACTGGCAAATAAAACAAATTTTATAAAAAAGATTTATATTTATTAAAAATAAATTAGTTGTAAAAAGGATAATGAGGAAGAATGGAGTCAGCCAGCGAAATAACTTATGAGAGATAAATTGGAAGAGTAAAAATGGCTGTTTAATCGACGGGACACCTTGATTTTTAACTATCATCTGAAATCCGCCTCCAGATACCCTGACCCGCCGGATAAATTCACCTTTACTACTGGCGGCGGTATCTTCATAACCAACGGCAGACTCATCATAGATCACGCGGTATCCTTGTTTGACAATGTTCATCCCATTAACTAAATCATCTAAAATTATTTCCGGAGGAATTCGTTTAAATAGATTTTTACGGATAGCATACATTGCCCCATCAACGCCGATGACAGAAAAAATTTGACTTTCTTTTTTCTGAATATATCTTTCATATTTACCATAAAGACTTTCTCCCTGGCCATAAGTCGCTTTTTCACTTGTTAATAGAACCTTACCCGTTACCCCACCTACAGTTTCATCTTTAAAATTACGAATTAACTTTTTTATGGCATCTTTTTCATACATTGTGTTAGCATCTGATAAAACTATAATTTCACCAGTAGCCTGTGGGAGGGTTTTATTTACTGCGGTTATCTTCCCTGCTCGAGGTAACTCTTTTAATATTATGTCTTTATACTCAGCCACAATCTCGTTAGTTTTATCTGTAGAACCATCTGAGGTAATTATAATCTCTAATTTGTCCTTTGGATAATCTATTGAAAGTGAATTTTCTAC is a genomic window containing:
- a CDS encoding glycosyltransferase family 2 protein; this encodes MITTILFLISLICLGHTYIFYPLILILLSLVAKKGVARDENFLPAVSLLVAAYNEEKIIREKVENSLSIDYPKDKLEIIITSDGSTDKTNEIVAEYKDIILKELPRAGKITAVNKTLPQATGEIIVLSDANTMYEKDAIKKLIRNFKDETVGGVTGKVLLTSEKATYGQGESLYGKYERYIQKKESQIFSVIGVDGAMYAIRKNLFKRIPPEIILDDLVNGMNIVKQGYRVIYDESAVGYEDTAASSKGEFIRRVRVSGGGFQMIVKNQGVPSIKQPFLLFQFISHKLFRWLTPFFLIILFTTNLFLININLFYKICFICQSLFYLLALIGGFFKLKALGTPFYFCLIQLASLIGVYRLITGKLRVTWTKGRE
- a CDS encoding class I SAM-dependent methyltransferase, which gives rise to MAKKYFQEKDLHNLKDEIEHGKRISDKAEFIWGQATKAGKLRVERRSYLLTSLAEINTAEKTLELGCGTGEYTSRLSPSSKKIIAIDISLPLIQQAKQKLPDVNFIIADAENLPFKEGIFEAVVGNAVLHHLNLDKALAEMKRVLKPGGKIAFTEPNMLNPQNLVVKNIKFIKKIVGESPDEQAFFRWQISRILINKGFNDVVARPFDFLHPVTPTPLISLVNIVGKLCEKMPIIKEIAGSLMIKGNKQ